In Paroedura picta isolate Pp20150507F chromosome 12, Ppicta_v3.0, whole genome shotgun sequence, one DNA window encodes the following:
- the SIDT2 gene encoding SID1 transmembrane family member 2 isoform X2, producing MRGSRRGAALLLLLLLLGLLGGARGEKSVRQQEAAFDQPYGGTVDSGRLSLYAFNHTVRRERTEGVRVAVSVPRAQKEAPVLFVVRQKEAVVSFQVPLVLRGLFQRKYLYQEVGRTLCQPPAKNESELQFFYVDVSTLSPANVSYQLQVSRVDNFLLRTDQHLDFNATAAQPQYFKYEFPAEVDSVVVKVTSATAFPCSVISIQDILCPVYDLDNNVAFIGMYQTMTKKAAITVQKKDFPSHSFYVVVVVKTEDEACGGALPYYPFSKDEPVDQGGRQKGLDVVVSPAVSWQAYVSGTFFCLGIFLSFYVVALLIVCGGNWRQRRRKPMGLLTPVETPGTNSGNSGVSSDPFLGRPPYSAYGYGSFDNGSTVSTENVSDSLLSAEASYGYADRSLDNLVGRPRLDSLSSVEEDDYDTLADIDSDKNVIRTKQYLSVADLARKDKRVLRKKYQIYFWNIATIAVFYALPVVQLVITYQTVVNVTGNQDICYYNFLCAHPLGNLSAFNNIVSNLGYILLGLLFLIIILQREIHYSRAVMRNDLQALECGIPKHFGLFYAMGTALMMEGLLSACYHVCPNYTNFQFDTSFMYMIAGLCMLKLYQKRHPDINASAYSAYACLAVVIFFSVVGVVFGKGNTAFWIVFSIIHIVSTLLLSTQLYYMGRWRLDSGILRRILHVVYTDCIRQCSGPLYVDRMVLLVMGNIINWSLAAYGLLARPNDFASYLLAIGICNLLLYFAFYIIMKLRSGECLRPIPLLCIICTSVVWGFALFFFFQGLSTWQKTPAESREHNRECILLDFFDDHDVWHFLSSIAMFGSFLVLLTLDDDLDCVQRDKIYVF from the exons atgCGGGGGTCCCGGCGGGgggcggcgctgctgctgctgctgctgctgctggggctgctggggggggcgcGGGGGGAGAAGAGCGTGCGGCAGCAGGAGGCGGCCTTCGACCAGCCCTACGGCGGCACGGTGGACAGCGGGCGGCTCAGCCTCTACGCCTTCAACCACACGGTCCGGCGCGAGCGG ACGGAGGGCGTGCGCGTGGCGGTGAGCGTGCCGCGGGCGCAGAAGGAGGCGCCGGTGCTGTTCGTGGTGCGGCAGAAGGAGGCGGTGGTGTCCTTCCAGGTGCCGCTCGTCCTGCGCGGCCT GTTCCAGCGGAAGTACCTGTACCAGGAGGTGGGGCGCACCCTGTGCCAGCCGCCGGCCAAGAACGAGTCGGAGCTGCAGTTCTTCTACGTGGACGTCTCCACGCTCTCGCCCGCCAACGTCTCCTACCAGCTGCAGGTCTCCCGCGTGGACAACTTCCTGCTCAG GACCGACCAGCACCTGGACTTCAATGCCACCGCCGCCCAGCCCCAG TATTTCAAGTATGAGTTTCCGGCAGAGGTGGACTCGGTGGTCGTGAAGGTGACCTCGGCTACGGCCTTCCCTTGCTCCGTCATCTCCATCCAAGACATCCTG TGCCCCGTCTATGACCTGGACAACAACGTGGCATTCATCGGCATGTACCAGACCATGACCAAGAAAGCGGCCATCACGGTCCAG AAGAAAGATTTTCCAAGCCACAGTTTCTACGTCGTGGTGGTGGTGAAGACGGAAGACGAAGCCTGTGGAGGGGCACTGCCCTACTACCCCTTCTCCAAAG ATGAGCCTGTCGATCAAGGTGGCCGGCAGAAAGGCCTAGACGTGGTGGTGTCTCCAGCCGTCAGCT GGCAGGCCTATGTGAGTGGAACCTTCTTCTGCCTGGGCATCTTCCTCTCCTTCTATGTGGTGGCGCTGCTCATTGTCTGCGGGGGAAACTGGAG GCAACGGAGGAGGAAGCCAATGGGGCTCTTAACCCCTGTGGAGACACCCGGGACCAACTCCG GGAATTCCGGTGTCTCCTCAGACCCCTTCTTGGGACGCCCTCCTTACAGTGCCTACGGTTACGGCTCCTTTG ACAACGGTTCCACAGTTAGCACAGAGAACGTCTCGGACAGTCTGCTCTCCGCAGAAGCCTCCTATGGCTATGCAG acCGTTCCCTGGATAACCTGGTGGGGCGTCCACGGCTGGACTCGCTCAGCTCCGTGGAAGAAGATGACTATGACACCTTGGCTGACATTGACTCTGACAAGAACGTCATCCGCACCAAG CAATACTTGTCCGTGGCGGACCTGGCACGCAAAGACAAGCGGGTGCTGCGGAAGAAATACCAGATTTATTTTTG GAACATCGCCACCATCGCGGTCTTCTATGCGCTGCCCGTTGTCCAGCTGGTGATCACCTACCAGACG GTGGTGAACGTCACTGGGAATCAGGACATTTGCTACTACAATTTCCTGTGTGCCCACCCCCTGGGGAACCTCAG CGCCTTCAACAACATTGTCAGCAACCTGGGCTACATCCTGCTGGGGCTGCTTTTCCTCATCATCATCCTGCAGCGAGAGATCCACTACAGCCGGGCTGTGATGCGCAACGACCTGCAGGCCCTG gaGTGTGGGATCCCGAAGCACTTTGGCCTCTTCTACGCCATGGGCACTGCTCTCATGATGGAGGGGCTTCTGAGTGCTTGCTACCACGTCTGCCCCAACTATACCAACTTCCAGTTTG ACACCTCGTTCATGTACATGATTGCGGGGCTGTGCATGCTGAAGCTCTACCAGAAGCGGCACCCCGACATCAATGCCAGCGCCTACAGCGCCTACGCGTGCCTGGCTGTGGTCATCTTCTTTTCCGTCGTGGGGGTG GTCTTCGGAAAGGGCAACACGGCCTTCTGGATCGTCTTCTCCATCATCCACATCGTGTCCACGCTGTTGCTAAGCACTCAGCTCTACTACATGGGTCGCTGGAGGCTGG ATTCTGGGATCTTGCGCAGGATCCTGCACGTGGTTTACACAGACTGCATCCGGCAGTGCAGTGGGCCCCTGTATGTG GATCGGATGGTCCTGCTGGTGATGGGAAATATCATCAACTGGTCCCT TGCTGCCTACGGCCTCCTTGCCCGGCCCAACGACTTTGCCTCCTACCTGCTGGCCATTGGCATCTGCAACCTCCTCCTCTACTTTGCCTTCTACATCATCATGAAG CTCCGAAGCGGTGAATGCCTCAGGCCGATCCCCCTGCTCTGCATCATCTGCACATCCGTCGTGTGGGGCTttgccctcttcttcttcttccagggctTGAGCACCTGGCAG AAAACGCCAGCGGAGTCCCGAG
- the PAFAH1B2 gene encoding platelet-activating factor acetylhydrolase IB subunit alpha2 translates to MEARREPPAMSRGDSNSAAVPHAAEDVQGDDRWMSQHNRFVLDCKDKEPDVLFVGDSMVQLLQQYEIWRKLFSPLHALNFGIGGDTTGHVLWRLKNGELENIKPKVIVLWVGTNNHENTAEEVAGGIEAIVRLINVRQPQAKIVVLGLLPRGEKPNPLRQKNSRVNQLLKASLPKLSNVQLLDVDGGFVHSDGTISCHDMFDFLHLTGAGYSKICKPLHELIMQLLEETPEEKQATLA, encoded by the exons ATGGAGGCGCGCAGGGAGCCGCCAGC gatgagccggGGCGACTCCAACTCCGCCGCCGTCCCGCACGCCGCGGAAGACGTCCAGGGCGACGACCGGTGGATGTCGCAG CACAACCGATTTGTTTTGGACTGCAAGGACAAGGAGCCTGATGTCCTGTTTGTTGGAGACTCCATGGTGCAGCTGCTACAGCAGTATGAG ATATGGCGAAAGCTCTTTTCACCCTTACATGCGTTGAATTTTGGGATTGGAGGGGACACAACAGGGCATGTTTTGTGGAGACTGAAGAATGGTGAACTGGAAAATATTAAGCCTAAG gTTATCGTTCTTTGGGTTGGAACAAATAACCATGAAAACACAGCAGAGGAAGTAGCTGGTGGAATAGAAGCCATTGTGAGGTTGATCAATGTGCGGCAGCCCCAGGCCAAGATTGTTGTACTG GGTTTGTTACCACGTGGCGAGAAGCCAAACCCCCTGCGGCAGAAGAACAGCAGGGTGAACCAGCTCCTGAAGGCCTCGTTGCCCAAACTCTCCAATGTTCAGCTGCTGGACGTTGACGGGGGCTTTGTTCATTCAGATGGCACCATCTCCTGCCATGACATGTTTGATTTTCTGCATCTAACAGGCGCTGGCTACTCCAAGATCTGTAAGCCCCTCCATGAACTGatcatgcagctgctggaggagacCCCTGAAGAGAAGCAGGCAACTCTGGCCTGA
- the SIDT2 gene encoding SID1 transmembrane family member 2 isoform X1, with the protein MRGSRRGAALLLLLLLLGLLGGARGEKSVRQQEAAFDQPYGGTVDSGRLSLYAFNHTVRRERTEGVRVAVSVPRAQKEAPVLFVVRQKEAVVSFQVPLVLRGLFQRKYLYQEVGRTLCQPPAKNESELQFFYVDVSTLSPANVSYQLQVSRVDNFLLRTDQHLDFNATAAQPQYFKYEFPAEVDSVVVKVTSATAFPCSVISIQDILCPVYDLDNNVAFIGMYQTMTKKAAITVQKKDFPSHSFYVVVVVKTEDEACGGALPYYPFSKDEPVDQGGRQKGLDVVVSPAVSWQAYVSGTFFCLGIFLSFYVVALLIVCGGNWRQRRRKPMGLLTPVETPGTNSGNSGVSSDPFLGRPPYSAYGYGSFDNGSTVSTENVSDSLLSAEASYGYAGQEPCQHRQRHLAIAMDRSLDNLVGRPRLDSLSSVEEDDYDTLADIDSDKNVIRTKQYLSVADLARKDKRVLRKKYQIYFWNIATIAVFYALPVVQLVITYQTVVNVTGNQDICYYNFLCAHPLGNLSAFNNIVSNLGYILLGLLFLIIILQREIHYSRAVMRNDLQALECGIPKHFGLFYAMGTALMMEGLLSACYHVCPNYTNFQFDTSFMYMIAGLCMLKLYQKRHPDINASAYSAYACLAVVIFFSVVGVVFGKGNTAFWIVFSIIHIVSTLLLSTQLYYMGRWRLDSGILRRILHVVYTDCIRQCSGPLYVDRMVLLVMGNIINWSLAAYGLLARPNDFASYLLAIGICNLLLYFAFYIIMKLRSGECLRPIPLLCIICTSVVWGFALFFFFQGLSTWQKTPAESREHNRECILLDFFDDHDVWHFLSSIAMFGSFLVLLTLDDDLDCVQRDKIYVF; encoded by the exons atgCGGGGGTCCCGGCGGGgggcggcgctgctgctgctgctgctgctgctggggctgctggggggggcgcGGGGGGAGAAGAGCGTGCGGCAGCAGGAGGCGGCCTTCGACCAGCCCTACGGCGGCACGGTGGACAGCGGGCGGCTCAGCCTCTACGCCTTCAACCACACGGTCCGGCGCGAGCGG ACGGAGGGCGTGCGCGTGGCGGTGAGCGTGCCGCGGGCGCAGAAGGAGGCGCCGGTGCTGTTCGTGGTGCGGCAGAAGGAGGCGGTGGTGTCCTTCCAGGTGCCGCTCGTCCTGCGCGGCCT GTTCCAGCGGAAGTACCTGTACCAGGAGGTGGGGCGCACCCTGTGCCAGCCGCCGGCCAAGAACGAGTCGGAGCTGCAGTTCTTCTACGTGGACGTCTCCACGCTCTCGCCCGCCAACGTCTCCTACCAGCTGCAGGTCTCCCGCGTGGACAACTTCCTGCTCAG GACCGACCAGCACCTGGACTTCAATGCCACCGCCGCCCAGCCCCAG TATTTCAAGTATGAGTTTCCGGCAGAGGTGGACTCGGTGGTCGTGAAGGTGACCTCGGCTACGGCCTTCCCTTGCTCCGTCATCTCCATCCAAGACATCCTG TGCCCCGTCTATGACCTGGACAACAACGTGGCATTCATCGGCATGTACCAGACCATGACCAAGAAAGCGGCCATCACGGTCCAG AAGAAAGATTTTCCAAGCCACAGTTTCTACGTCGTGGTGGTGGTGAAGACGGAAGACGAAGCCTGTGGAGGGGCACTGCCCTACTACCCCTTCTCCAAAG ATGAGCCTGTCGATCAAGGTGGCCGGCAGAAAGGCCTAGACGTGGTGGTGTCTCCAGCCGTCAGCT GGCAGGCCTATGTGAGTGGAACCTTCTTCTGCCTGGGCATCTTCCTCTCCTTCTATGTGGTGGCGCTGCTCATTGTCTGCGGGGGAAACTGGAG GCAACGGAGGAGGAAGCCAATGGGGCTCTTAACCCCTGTGGAGACACCCGGGACCAACTCCG GGAATTCCGGTGTCTCCTCAGACCCCTTCTTGGGACGCCCTCCTTACAGTGCCTACGGTTACGGCTCCTTTG ACAACGGTTCCACAGTTAGCACAGAGAACGTCTCGGACAGTCTGCTCTCCGCAGAAGCCTCCTATGGCTATGCAG GGCAGGAGCCGTGCCAGCACCGCCAGAGACACTTGGCCATTGCTATGG acCGTTCCCTGGATAACCTGGTGGGGCGTCCACGGCTGGACTCGCTCAGCTCCGTGGAAGAAGATGACTATGACACCTTGGCTGACATTGACTCTGACAAGAACGTCATCCGCACCAAG CAATACTTGTCCGTGGCGGACCTGGCACGCAAAGACAAGCGGGTGCTGCGGAAGAAATACCAGATTTATTTTTG GAACATCGCCACCATCGCGGTCTTCTATGCGCTGCCCGTTGTCCAGCTGGTGATCACCTACCAGACG GTGGTGAACGTCACTGGGAATCAGGACATTTGCTACTACAATTTCCTGTGTGCCCACCCCCTGGGGAACCTCAG CGCCTTCAACAACATTGTCAGCAACCTGGGCTACATCCTGCTGGGGCTGCTTTTCCTCATCATCATCCTGCAGCGAGAGATCCACTACAGCCGGGCTGTGATGCGCAACGACCTGCAGGCCCTG gaGTGTGGGATCCCGAAGCACTTTGGCCTCTTCTACGCCATGGGCACTGCTCTCATGATGGAGGGGCTTCTGAGTGCTTGCTACCACGTCTGCCCCAACTATACCAACTTCCAGTTTG ACACCTCGTTCATGTACATGATTGCGGGGCTGTGCATGCTGAAGCTCTACCAGAAGCGGCACCCCGACATCAATGCCAGCGCCTACAGCGCCTACGCGTGCCTGGCTGTGGTCATCTTCTTTTCCGTCGTGGGGGTG GTCTTCGGAAAGGGCAACACGGCCTTCTGGATCGTCTTCTCCATCATCCACATCGTGTCCACGCTGTTGCTAAGCACTCAGCTCTACTACATGGGTCGCTGGAGGCTGG ATTCTGGGATCTTGCGCAGGATCCTGCACGTGGTTTACACAGACTGCATCCGGCAGTGCAGTGGGCCCCTGTATGTG GATCGGATGGTCCTGCTGGTGATGGGAAATATCATCAACTGGTCCCT TGCTGCCTACGGCCTCCTTGCCCGGCCCAACGACTTTGCCTCCTACCTGCTGGCCATTGGCATCTGCAACCTCCTCCTCTACTTTGCCTTCTACATCATCATGAAG CTCCGAAGCGGTGAATGCCTCAGGCCGATCCCCCTGCTCTGCATCATCTGCACATCCGTCGTGTGGGGCTttgccctcttcttcttcttccagggctTGAGCACCTGGCAG AAAACGCCAGCGGAGTCCCGAG